The following proteins are encoded in a genomic region of Desulfonatronum thiodismutans:
- a CDS encoding bifunctional folylpolyglutamate synthase/dihydrofolate synthase, with protein MAKKSFSDFAEFQRHMDALGLFHMRLGFERMREAARRLDMVRSPAPLAQVVGTNGKGSTAFFLSRLAMEHGFSVGLFTSPHFLTLRERVRINGLPASEEHTLAWANTVHTVCHDLGLTYFETITLMAMVGFSAERVDLIVLEAGLGGRNDATSTWHPDLLLITPVGLDHDQIIGPGLENIARDKAGAIKPGTLVVSAPQAAVVRGLLEQEAAAQGVVVHSVSDIPGTPELAAITPALPGLHQRDNARLALAGWTALAHGQGWPLRPDACERALTSRAWPGRLQRVPMLPGGSPEGSPDIILDGAHNPPALETLNAALHNLAIRPDAVIFTCMRDKDLAAMAPLVRQLTSGPIFVPELPTQPRSRPAREIVRELGPQAQAAPDPATALNLALAQDLVPARPRGSILICGSLYLLAEIYALHPEWMEA; from the coding sequence ATGGCGAAGAAATCGTTTTCTGATTTCGCGGAGTTCCAGCGGCACATGGACGCCCTGGGCCTGTTCCACATGCGCCTGGGCTTCGAACGGATGCGCGAGGCCGCGCGACGGCTGGACATGGTCCGCTCGCCCGCGCCCCTGGCCCAGGTGGTGGGCACTAACGGCAAAGGCTCCACCGCGTTTTTTCTGTCCCGACTGGCCATGGAGCACGGCTTTTCCGTCGGGCTGTTCACTTCACCCCACTTTCTGACCCTCAGGGAGCGGGTCCGCATCAACGGCCTCCCGGCTTCGGAGGAGCACACCCTGGCCTGGGCCAACACCGTCCACACCGTCTGCCACGACCTCGGCCTGACCTATTTCGAAACCATCACGTTGATGGCCATGGTCGGCTTCAGCGCGGAGCGAGTGGACCTGATCGTGCTGGAAGCCGGACTGGGGGGACGCAACGACGCCACGTCCACCTGGCACCCGGACCTGCTCCTGATCACGCCCGTCGGCCTGGACCATGACCAGATCATCGGCCCGGGTCTGGAAAACATCGCCCGGGACAAGGCCGGGGCCATCAAGCCCGGAACGTTGGTCGTCTCCGCCCCCCAGGCCGCCGTGGTCCGCGGTCTCCTGGAGCAGGAGGCGGCCGCCCAGGGGGTTGTCGTCCACTCCGTAAGCGACATTCCAGGAACACCTGAACTGGCCGCCATCACTCCGGCCCTGCCCGGTCTCCACCAGCGGGACAACGCCCGTCTGGCCCTGGCCGGATGGACGGCCCTGGCCCATGGCCAGGGCTGGCCCCTGCGCCCCGATGCCTGCGAACGCGCCCTGACCTCCAGGGCCTGGCCCGGTCGCCTGCAACGCGTCCCCATGTTGCCGGGAGGCTCACCTGAAGGCTCACCGGATATCATTCTGGACGGCGCGCACAATCCCCCGGCCCTGGAAACCCTGAACGCGGCCCTGCACAACCTGGCCATCCGCCCCGACGCGGTGATTTTCACCTGCATGCGGGACAAGGACTTGGCCGCCATGGCCCCCCTGGTCCGGCAATTGACATCCGGCCCGATCTTTGTTCCTGAACTGCCCACGCAGCCGCGCAGCCGCCCCGCCCGGGAGATCGTCCGCGAACTGGGTCCCCAAGCCCAGGCCGCGCCCGACCCGGCAACGGCGTTGAATCTAGCCCTGGCCCAGGATCTGGTCCCGGCCCGGCCCCGTGGCTCCATTCTCATTTGCGGCTCGCTCTATCTCTTGGCGGAAATCTACGCCTTGCACCCGGAGTGGATGGAAGCATGA
- a CDS encoding 3',5'-cyclic-nucleotide phosphodiesterase, with protein MRLHILGCSGSDLPGYNLTSFLVNKTVLLDAGSVTSSMPLADQAAIREILVTHAHLDHIKDILFLADNLIELVARNKHGAVRLRGLAPVLESIRTHLLNDTIWPDFTILPTFANPVLTYAPLEPGVWVDVVGLQVVTVPVNHATAASGYVLRDPASGSHFAFTGDTGPTNDWWTFLNDLPFDLENLIIEASFPDAMEELALLSKHLTPRLLRAELDKLGVRPKIYISHMKSTFSTEIQEQLHQALDGYTYHLLRDGEEIVF; from the coding sequence ATGCGATTGCACATTCTCGGCTGTTCGGGCTCGGACTTGCCCGGATACAATTTGACGTCCTTTCTGGTGAACAAGACCGTCCTGCTGGACGCCGGGTCGGTGACCTCGTCCATGCCCCTGGCGGACCAGGCCGCGATTCGGGAAATCCTGGTCACCCACGCCCACTTGGATCATATCAAGGACATTCTGTTTCTGGCGGACAACCTCATCGAGCTGGTGGCCCGCAACAAGCACGGGGCCGTGCGCCTCCGCGGCCTGGCCCCGGTGCTGGAAAGCATCCGAACCCATCTGCTCAACGACACCATCTGGCCGGACTTCACCATCCTGCCGACCTTCGCCAACCCGGTTTTGACGTACGCGCCGCTGGAACCCGGTGTCTGGGTGGACGTGGTCGGGCTCCAGGTGGTCACCGTTCCGGTCAACCACGCCACTGCCGCGTCCGGCTACGTGCTCCGCGACCCGGCCTCCGGGAGTCATTTCGCCTTTACCGGAGACACCGGCCCGACAAACGACTGGTGGACGTTCTTGAACGACCTGCCCTTTGACCTGGAAAACCTGATCATCGAAGCCTCTTTTCCCGACGCCATGGAAGAGCTGGCCCTGCTCTCCAAGCACCTCACGCCCAGGCTGCTCCGGGCCGAGTTGGACAAACTGGGGGTTCGGCCCAAGATCTACATCTCGCACATGAAGTCCACTTTCTCCACCGAGATCCAGGAACAGTTGCACCAGGCCCTGGACGGCTACACTTACCATCTGCTGCGCGATGGCGAAGAAATCGTTTTCTGA
- the greA gene encoding transcription elongation factor GreA, with product MDSIPITVEGFRKLERELDRLKRERPEIIEAIKVAREEGDLRENAGYEAARERQGMLEAKIKYIESRMGRFNVIDPKTLGGSRVAFGATVELEDLDTEEIKRYTLLGPDEADPNEGSISIASPVGRAVLGKEEGDEVVVDAPRGKIRYEIISLSYNH from the coding sequence ATGGATTCTATCCCTATCACCGTTGAAGGATTTAGGAAGCTCGAGCGAGAGCTGGACCGACTCAAGCGGGAACGGCCGGAGATCATCGAGGCCATCAAGGTGGCTCGTGAAGAGGGCGATTTGCGGGAAAACGCCGGCTACGAGGCGGCTCGGGAACGGCAGGGCATGTTGGAGGCCAAGATCAAGTACATCGAGTCCCGGATGGGCCGGTTCAACGTCATCGACCCCAAGACCTTGGGCGGTTCACGGGTGGCCTTTGGGGCCACGGTGGAACTGGAGGACCTGGATACCGAGGAAATCAAAAGATACACCCTCCTCGGCCCGGACGAGGCTGATCCCAACGAAGGCAGCATCTCCATCGCCTCCCCCGTGGGCCGAGCCGTGCTGGGCAAGGAGGAGGGCGACGAAGTGGTGGTGGACGCGCCGCGCGGCAAAATCCGCTATGAAATCATCTCGCTGAGCTACAATCATTGA
- the rlmD gene encoding 23S rRNA (uracil(1939)-C(5))-methyltransferase RlmD, with the protein MDIHVGLELLLDVVKPVLGGDGLARHEGMAVFVSGALPGQRVLARISSVKARHAKAELVEVLEQSPDYVPPVCRHFGVCGGCDWLHMDYDRQLHWKRELVRESLRHLAAADVQVAPTIASPLTHGYRNKMEFAAATTIVTGARDIRGWTVAKAGVAVGLRPRGLANAVVPVQSCALCTQAMVDAGNLVEKWTEEAGLPAYDPDTGRGFLRHVVLRRGTDPGHLMVSLITSNDPRGKEVGPPLAEYMAKKLPHHSLTAISVIHETRKSHTLVAQGERTVSVTGSKELIHVLGDLELAISSRAFFQVNSGAAEKLRDVVADFAELKGQDTVWDLYSGVGAMALSLAGKAARIVGFETEPQAVRDAQANARRNGIANCRFEPGDVSRTIPQVLGGASPKRLDVIVADPPRAGMRADVVARLLEIGAPKLILVSCDPATLARDVKRLAPRYRLGRVQPVDMFPHTSHIECVAELCPR; encoded by the coding sequence ATGGACATTCACGTCGGACTGGAACTGCTTCTGGACGTAGTCAAGCCCGTGCTGGGCGGGGACGGGCTGGCCCGGCATGAGGGCATGGCCGTGTTCGTGTCCGGTGCGTTGCCGGGGCAGCGCGTGCTGGCTCGAATCAGCTCGGTCAAAGCCCGGCACGCCAAGGCCGAACTGGTCGAGGTTCTGGAGCAGTCCCCGGATTACGTGCCGCCGGTCTGCCGGCATTTCGGCGTCTGCGGCGGGTGCGACTGGCTGCACATGGATTATGATCGGCAGTTGCACTGGAAGCGGGAACTGGTCCGGGAATCGCTGCGCCACCTCGCCGCCGCGGACGTCCAAGTGGCTCCGACCATCGCCTCGCCGCTGACCCACGGCTACCGGAACAAAATGGAGTTCGCCGCGGCCACGACCATCGTAACCGGCGCAAGGGACATCCGAGGTTGGACCGTGGCCAAGGCTGGAGTGGCCGTGGGCCTGCGTCCACGAGGGCTGGCCAACGCGGTCGTGCCTGTCCAGTCCTGTGCGCTCTGCACACAGGCCATGGTCGACGCGGGAAATCTGGTCGAGAAGTGGACCGAGGAAGCCGGACTGCCGGCGTACGATCCGGACACGGGGCGCGGTTTCTTGCGGCATGTGGTCCTACGTCGCGGGACCGATCCGGGTCACCTGATGGTTTCCTTGATCACCAGCAACGATCCTCGGGGCAAAGAGGTAGGTCCACCCCTTGCGGAATACATGGCGAAAAAACTGCCGCATCATTCCTTGACGGCTATCTCCGTCATCCACGAGACACGCAAAAGCCACACCCTGGTGGCCCAGGGCGAGCGGACCGTGTCCGTCACCGGATCAAAGGAACTGATCCATGTACTGGGAGACCTGGAACTGGCCATTTCAAGCCGGGCCTTTTTCCAGGTCAATTCCGGGGCCGCTGAAAAGCTTCGGGACGTTGTCGCGGATTTCGCGGAACTGAAGGGGCAAGATACCGTATGGGACCTGTATTCCGGGGTAGGTGCCATGGCGCTGAGCTTGGCCGGGAAAGCGGCCCGGATAGTCGGCTTTGAAACCGAACCGCAAGCCGTAAGGGACGCTCAGGCCAATGCCCGGCGGAACGGGATAGCTAATTGCCGCTTTGAGCCCGGAGACGTGAGCCGGACCATCCCTCAAGTTCTCGGAGGGGCTTCTCCCAAGCGTCTGGACGTGATCGTAGCCGATCCGCCCCGAGCCGGAATGCGGGCCGACGTCGTGGCCCGGCTGCTGGAAATCGGCGCGCCAAAGCTGATCCTGGTCTCCTGCGACCCGGCCACCCTGGCCCGGGACGTCAAGCGGTTGGCCCCGAGGTATCGCTTGGGCCGGGTCCAACCGGTTGACATGTTCCCCCACACCTCGCATATCGAGTGCGTCGCGGAGCTGTGCCCGCGGTGA
- a CDS encoding sialidase family protein → MHFESETAAVVEDPIYQVRFVSDGLTRLVHAATAVQRSDGAIQAFWFGGTREGHADVRIFTATFDPDMQRWTDETPLLTRQETARAERRHVRKLGNPVATVDPQGRILLFYVSVSFGGWSGSSINLVVSEDNGQTWSKPRQLITSPFLNVSTLVKGPVVQHADGTMGLPVYHEFLGKFSEYLRLDGQGRVLGKSRVSYGRFAIQPVVFPLGKHGAMALMRNTDSDRPRLAWSSRTKDGGQTWSAPERSKIMNRNSALGGALSDTLSDVNILLAAANVTEYNRSSLALLRSTDQGRDWAVVHDVEPHQPSLSPEEYSLAAAWKTSVSEEDMPLSPEIVAAAATETQCEPGRPICDFRFDYPWLLKDVKGRYHLFYTWNRAFIRHVTFNSAWLKSRPDQSLEDRAYQELAL, encoded by the coding sequence ATGCATTTCGAGTCTGAAACCGCAGCCGTGGTCGAAGATCCCATCTACCAAGTCCGTTTCGTCTCCGACGGTCTGACCCGACTGGTACATGCGGCCACCGCTGTGCAGCGTTCCGACGGGGCGATTCAGGCGTTCTGGTTTGGTGGCACTCGGGAGGGGCATGCGGACGTGCGGATTTTTACGGCGACCTTTGATCCCGATATGCAGCGCTGGACTGACGAGACCCCATTACTCACCAGGCAGGAAACCGCCAGGGCGGAGCGTCGCCATGTCCGCAAGCTCGGCAACCCCGTGGCGACCGTGGACCCGCAAGGTCGAATCCTGCTCTTCTACGTCAGCGTGTCTTTTGGCGGCTGGAGCGGCAGCTCCATCAATCTGGTCGTCTCCGAAGACAACGGCCAAACCTGGAGCAAGCCGCGCCAACTGATCACCTCTCCGTTTCTGAACGTGAGCACCCTGGTCAAGGGGCCGGTGGTGCAGCACGCCGACGGAACCATGGGCCTGCCTGTTTATCATGAATTTCTGGGGAAATTTTCCGAGTATCTTCGCCTTGACGGCCAAGGTCGGGTGCTGGGTAAAAGTCGCGTCTCTTATGGACGATTCGCGATCCAACCCGTGGTATTCCCTTTGGGCAAGCATGGTGCCATGGCTCTGATGCGCAACACTGACTCGGACAGGCCGCGCCTAGCGTGGAGCAGCCGGACCAAGGACGGCGGACAGACGTGGTCCGCGCCGGAGCGCAGCAAGATTATGAATCGCAATTCCGCCTTGGGCGGCGCCCTGAGCGACACTTTGAGCGACGTCAATATCCTTCTGGCCGCGGCCAACGTCACGGAGTACAACCGGTCCTCGCTTGCTCTTCTGCGATCCACGGACCAGGGACGGGACTGGGCCGTGGTTCATGACGTGGAACCGCATCAGCCATCGCTTTCGCCTGAAGAATATTCCCTGGCCGCAGCTTGGAAGACATCCGTTTCGGAGGAGGACATGCCCCTCAGCCCTGAAATCGTGGCCGCGGCGGCCACGGAAACCCAGTGCGAACCCGGGCGTCCCATCTGCGACTTTCGCTTCGACTACCCGTGGCTGCTCAAAGATGTGAAGGGGCGTTATCATCTTTTCTATACTTGGAACCGGGCTTTCATTCGCCACGTTACCTTCAATTCGGCTTGGCTGAAATCCCGGCCTGACCAGTCCCTGGAGGACCGGGCGTACCAGGAGCTCGCACTGTGA
- a CDS encoding LTA synthase family protein produces MIHRIPPFIRFFLAVTLFYLALFSAARLVFWLVFDNPHDPLGLGELVPALYVGLKFDLRLTLLMLAPLWLLGWIKWIHPLFTRVGRRLWGGYLGVVTLVAAGFYVTDFGHYAYLLSRLDSTALRFLSNPLISAQMVWESYPVLLWLLGLLVLFALLGLLYAWLTRRCAGVEYAPPRLWQRSLIVVACLGLFAAGIYGKLSWYPLRWSDAFFSTHVFTPAVASNPVLYFFDTFKTGALEYDEEAVRAAYPRIAEFLGVDHPDPDRMDFVRHVEPMFQPDRPLNVVIVLLESFTTYKTGWSANPLDPTPNFDRLVSESLLFPNFFTPTAGTARSVFTAVTGLPDVQLRSTASRNPTIINQHMINNALEGYEKFFFLGGSASWGNIRGLLQGNIQGLQIYEEGDYASPRNDVWGISDLALFREAHAVLREQTGPFMAILLTSGNHRPYTIPEDNDGFVIRDDVPQDMLVSHGFHSPAEFNSFRFMDHAVGRFMDMAKAADYYQDTVFIFFGDHGHLTEAAVHYYPSEIQLGLAQFRVPLVIHAPALFPEARVLDAVASEMDVMTTMASLIGHAHVNTTLGRDLFNPRFDPDRHAFVMTHGAVPSIGVINDRFYFRMHLDGAGQSLHLIHAEDSRPNLMDQHPETAAGMRDLTRGLYETTRYMMNHNPHRDHGSGSVDK; encoded by the coding sequence ATGATCCACCGCATCCCTCCGTTTATCCGTTTTTTTCTGGCCGTCACGCTGTTCTATCTGGCGCTCTTCAGCGCAGCCCGGCTGGTCTTTTGGCTGGTCTTCGACAATCCCCACGATCCTCTCGGATTGGGTGAGTTGGTCCCGGCCCTGTACGTTGGGCTGAAATTCGATCTGCGGCTGACCCTGCTCATGCTCGCACCGCTGTGGCTCCTGGGCTGGATCAAGTGGATTCACCCCTTGTTCACCCGGGTCGGGCGGCGGCTCTGGGGAGGGTATCTGGGAGTGGTAACCTTGGTGGCCGCCGGGTTTTATGTCACGGATTTCGGCCACTACGCCTATCTGCTCTCCCGGCTGGACTCCACGGCCCTGCGGTTTCTCTCCAACCCGCTGATCTCCGCGCAAATGGTTTGGGAAAGCTATCCGGTCCTGCTCTGGCTTCTTGGTCTGCTGGTTTTGTTCGCTCTGCTGGGTCTGCTTTACGCCTGGCTGACCCGGCGTTGCGCCGGGGTCGAGTACGCTCCTCCGCGCCTTTGGCAACGGTCCCTGATCGTCGTCGCCTGCCTGGGGCTGTTCGCCGCCGGGATCTACGGCAAGCTTTCCTGGTATCCGTTGCGCTGGAGCGACGCCTTTTTCTCCACCCATGTCTTCACCCCGGCCGTGGCGTCCAACCCGGTTCTCTACTTTTTCGACACCTTCAAGACCGGGGCTCTGGAGTACGACGAGGAGGCCGTGCGCGCCGCCTATCCACGGATCGCCGAGTTTTTGGGCGTGGACCATCCCGATCCGGACCGCATGGACTTTGTCCGCCACGTCGAACCCATGTTTCAGCCGGACCGCCCGTTGAACGTGGTCATCGTCCTGCTGGAGTCCTTTACCACGTACAAGACCGGTTGGTCCGCCAATCCGCTGGACCCGACCCCGAATTTCGACCGGCTGGTCTCGGAAAGCCTGTTGTTTCCGAATTTCTTCACCCCCACCGCCGGCACGGCCCGGTCCGTGTTCACCGCGGTCACCGGCCTGCCCGACGTCCAACTGCGCAGCACCGCTTCCCGCAATCCCACGATCATCAACCAGCATATGATCAACAACGCTCTGGAAGGCTACGAGAAATTCTTTTTCCTGGGTGGCAGCGCCAGTTGGGGCAATATTCGAGGGCTACTCCAGGGCAATATTCAGGGCCTGCAAATTTATGAAGAAGGCGACTACGCCTCTCCCCGCAACGACGTCTGGGGCATCTCGGACCTGGCCCTGTTTCGGGAGGCCCACGCTGTTCTCCGGGAGCAGACCGGACCTTTCATGGCCATCCTGCTGACTTCCGGAAACCATCGACCCTACACCATTCCCGAGGACAACGACGGCTTCGTGATCCGCGACGACGTGCCCCAGGACATGCTGGTCAGCCACGGGTTTCATTCCCCGGCCGAATTCAACTCCTTCCGGTTCATGGACCATGCCGTGGGCCGGTTCATGGACATGGCCAAGGCCGCGGACTACTACCAGGACACGGTGTTTATCTTTTTCGGAGATCACGGCCATCTCACCGAAGCGGCGGTGCATTACTATCCTTCGGAGATCCAGCTCGGCTTGGCCCAGTTCCGCGTCCCCCTGGTGATCCACGCCCCTGCTCTGTTCCCCGAGGCCCGCGTCCTGGACGCCGTGGCCAGCGAGATGGACGTGATGACCACCATGGCCTCCTTGATTGGCCATGCCCACGTGAACACCACCCTGGGCCGGGATTTGTTCAATCCGCGCTTTGACCCGGACCGCCACGCCTTTGTGATGACCCACGGCGCGGTCCCGAGCATCGGCGTGATCAACGACCGGTTCTATTTCCGGATGCATCTGGACGGAGCAGGACAGTCCCTGCACCTGATCCATGCCGAGGATTCCCGGCCCAACCTGATGGACCAACATCCGGAAACCGCCGCCGGGATGCGGGACTTGACCCGCGGCCTGTACGAGACCACGCGCTATATGATGAACCACAACCCCCACCGCGATCACGGCTCGGGTTCCGTCGACAAGTAA
- a CDS encoding O-antigen ligase family protein, protein MQHHVASLTHALDSLRRTLATDRARMLWAGIFCLFLCSLFVTDKVRLHRNIYYVLVLAPFLLQVGRRYWADLPGSPVFLAALAFLGYLWITLFWSSASGGYVFYNEARTLVILLSFLAITAFYALNVDDFPRLLAKLLACVAGGAALVSVYVFYAGKHIPMLGGLESRAVDIGLAGHPIDSAGLYGFAAVFLIFGLVARGGEGARGQGQEAKGIEAGGGTCAAWSWIGAAALVAVLVFVVLTQTRGALVGIALVVGLGLLIQGDRRLLMALAVLGVAILAVIVFSLHHPEGMIGEERRLGVRGEIWSLALERAWERPWFGFGLNEHQDLISASGELHGVAHNLYLENLHFGGLVGTFLLLALAALALRGAWREYRRTGGFLLLAIVLYPLVFGISAGYLTLSKISPMWIQFWLPVGLVIAAEIRARRDPDHAGKI, encoded by the coding sequence ATGCAGCACCACGTCGCTTCCCTGACCCATGCCCTGGATTCCTTGCGCCGGACTCTGGCCACGGACCGAGCCAGGATGCTTTGGGCCGGAATCTTCTGCCTGTTCCTGTGCTCCCTGTTCGTCACGGACAAGGTTCGGCTGCACCGGAACATCTACTACGTCCTGGTCCTGGCGCCCTTCCTGCTCCAGGTTGGGCGGAGGTACTGGGCCGATCTGCCCGGTTCGCCGGTTTTCCTCGCGGCCCTGGCGTTTCTCGGCTACCTCTGGATCACTCTGTTCTGGTCCTCGGCGTCCGGGGGATACGTCTTCTACAACGAGGCCCGGACCCTGGTCATCCTGCTCAGCTTTCTGGCCATCACCGCTTTTTACGCCCTGAACGTGGACGACTTCCCGCGCCTGCTGGCCAAATTGCTGGCCTGCGTGGCCGGGGGCGCGGCCCTGGTGTCCGTGTACGTGTTCTATGCCGGCAAACACATCCCCATGTTGGGCGGGCTGGAAAGCCGGGCCGTGGACATCGGCCTGGCCGGGCATCCCATTGATTCCGCCGGGCTGTATGGTTTTGCGGCGGTTTTTTTGATTTTCGGTTTGGTGGCCCGAGGCGGGGAAGGGGCAAGGGGCCAGGGGCAAGAGGCAAAGGGGATTGAGGCGGGAGGCGGAACATGCGCCGCGTGGAGCTGGATTGGGGCGGCGGCGTTGGTGGCCGTGCTGGTTTTCGTGGTTCTGACCCAGACCCGGGGGGCCTTGGTGGGCATCGCCCTGGTGGTGGGGCTGGGGCTGCTGATTCAGGGCGACCGACGGCTGCTGATGGCCCTGGCCGTACTCGGCGTGGCCATTCTGGCCGTGATTGTGTTTTCCTTGCACCATCCCGAGGGGATGATCGGGGAGGAACGGAGACTGGGCGTGCGCGGCGAGATTTGGTCCCTGGCTCTGGAACGGGCCTGGGAACGGCCCTGGTTCGGGTTCGGGTTGAACGAACACCAGGATCTGATTTCCGCCAGCGGAGAGCTGCACGGCGTGGCCCACAATCTGTACCTGGAAAATCTGCACTTCGGCGGCCTGGTCGGGACGTTTCTGTTGCTGGCCCTGGCCGCTCTGGCCCTTCGCGGGGCGTGGCGGGAATACCGCCGTACCGGCGGCTTCCTGCTTTTGGCCATCGTGCTCTATCCCCTGGTCTTCGGCATTTCCGCCGGATACCTGACCCTGTCCAAGATATCCCCCATGTGGATCCAGTTCTGGCTGCCCGTGGGACTGGTCATTGCCGCGGAAATCCGCGCCCGGCGGGACCCCGACCATGCTGGAAAAATCTGA
- a CDS encoding class I SAM-dependent methyltransferase yields the protein MLEKSESRPSSLQPPSANQDQPEPCRVCEERTAPIFQARILDKHDVAYFRCPGCGLIQTEPPYWLAEAYDQAIANQDVGLVRRNLELAAKLRNILLAHFDPGGRYLDYAGGYGLMVRLMRDEGFDFHRHDPFCTNIFAQNFDLPDLPYLPAIPCLPDLASHRFEAITAFELLEHLQEPTATVRRLLEHTDSLLFSTRLQPDPWPRSVDDWWYFWPQTGQHVTFYTLPTLRVLAEKTGTTLYSDGTALHLLTRRTFSTDPLARPRGVLASLERLLERWRRSLNKRMFPVKPPPSLLPEDGRRAACPRPDRPEASGTDRPK from the coding sequence ATGCTGGAAAAATCTGAATCTCGCCCATCATCCCTTCAGCCGCCTTCGGCAAATCAGGACCAGCCCGAGCCGTGCCGGGTTTGCGAAGAGCGAACAGCGCCGATCTTCCAGGCCCGCATCCTGGACAAGCACGACGTGGCCTACTTCCGCTGCCCCGGCTGCGGCCTGATCCAGACCGAGCCTCCCTACTGGCTGGCCGAGGCCTACGATCAGGCCATCGCCAACCAGGACGTGGGCCTGGTGCGGCGTAACCTGGAACTGGCGGCCAAACTGCGGAACATCCTGCTGGCCCATTTCGATCCGGGCGGACGATATCTGGACTACGCCGGAGGATACGGGCTGATGGTCCGCCTCATGCGCGACGAGGGCTTTGATTTCCATCGCCATGACCCCTTCTGTACGAATATCTTCGCCCAAAACTTCGATCTCCCAGACCTCCCATATCTCCCAGCCATCCCATGCCTCCCGGACCTGGCGAGCCACCGTTTCGAGGCCATCACGGCCTTCGAGCTGCTGGAGCATCTGCAAGAGCCCACGGCAACGGTGCGCCGTCTGCTGGAGCATACCGATTCCCTGCTTTTTTCCACCCGCCTGCAACCCGATCCGTGGCCCCGAAGCGTGGACGACTGGTGGTACTTCTGGCCCCAGACCGGGCAGCACGTCACCTTCTACACCCTGCCCACCCTGCGGGTACTGGCCGAAAAAACAGGCACGACCCTCTATTCCGACGGCACGGCCCTGCATCTGCTGACCAGACGGACGTTTTCCACTGATCCCCTGGCCCGGCCCAGGGGCGTCCTGGCCTCCCTGGAACGGCTCCTGGAGCGCTGGCGACGGTCACTGAACAAGCGGATGTTCCCGGTGAAGCCTCCGCCAAGCCTGCTTCCCGAGGACGGCCGGCGGGCGGCCTGTCCACGTCCCGACAGGCCGGAGGCATCCGGTACGGATCGGCCCAAATGA